From the Erythrolamprus reginae isolate rEryReg1 chromosome Z, rEryReg1.hap1, whole genome shotgun sequence genome, one window contains:
- the TMEM101 gene encoding transmembrane protein 101 isoform X2: MLDFCFSASRKPDIPVPFLYFDMGAAVLCASFMSFGVKRRWFALGAALQLAVSTYAAYVGGYALYADWLKVRMYSRTIAIIGGFLILASGAGEIYRQKPRNRSLQSTGQVFIGIYLICVAYSLQHSKEDRLAYLGGILGGEILLQLLFVLYGVLALSFLSGYYITTAAQILSVILPLVILFIDGNLGFWHDSHRVEFWNQMKLIGQNVGIFGASIILATDG; encoded by the exons GAAACCGGACATCCCTGTCCCATTTCTCTACTTTGATATGGGTGCAGCGGTTTTGTGTGCCAGCTTTATGTCTTTTGGTGTGAAACGCCGATGGTTTGCGTTGGGGGCTGCTCTCCAGTTGGCTGTCAGCACCTACGCGGCATATGTTGGAGGCTATGCACTTTATGCAGACTGGCTGAAG GTGAGAATGTATTCACGGACGATAGCCATAATAGGTGGATTTCTGATCCTGGCAAGTGGCGCTGGTGAGATATACCGCCAGAAACCACGGAACAGGTCATTGCAGTCTACTGGGCAAGTTTTCATTGGAATCTACCTCATTTGTGTG GCCTACTCTCTTCAGCACAGCAAAGAAGATCGCCTGGCCTATCTTGGTGGTATCCTGGGTGGCGAGATCCTCCTGCAGCTGCTCTTTGTTCTCTACGGTGTCCTTGCTCTGTCCTTTCTATCTGGTTATTACATCACCACAGCTGCTCAGATCCTGTCGGTAATTCTTCCTCTGGTCATTCTCTTCATTGATGGCAATCTTGGTTTCTGGCATGATTCTCACAGAGTTGAATTCTGGAATCAAATGAAGTTGATTGGCCAGAACGTTGGGATTTTTGGGGCCTCCATCATTTTGGCCACAGATGGCTGA
- the TMEM101 gene encoding transmembrane protein 101 isoform X3 — MLRKPDIPVPFLYFDMGAAVLCASFMSFGVKRRWFALGAALQLAVSTYAAYVGGYALYADWLKVRMYSRTIAIIGGFLILASGAGEIYRQKPRNRSLQSTGQVFIGIYLICVAYSLQHSKEDRLAYLGGILGGEILLQLLFVLYGVLALSFLSGYYITTAAQILSVILPLVILFIDGNLGFWHDSHRVEFWNQMKLIGQNVGIFGASIILATDG, encoded by the exons GAAACCGGACATCCCTGTCCCATTTCTCTACTTTGATATGGGTGCAGCGGTTTTGTGTGCCAGCTTTATGTCTTTTGGTGTGAAACGCCGATGGTTTGCGTTGGGGGCTGCTCTCCAGTTGGCTGTCAGCACCTACGCGGCATATGTTGGAGGCTATGCACTTTATGCAGACTGGCTGAAG GTGAGAATGTATTCACGGACGATAGCCATAATAGGTGGATTTCTGATCCTGGCAAGTGGCGCTGGTGAGATATACCGCCAGAAACCACGGAACAGGTCATTGCAGTCTACTGGGCAAGTTTTCATTGGAATCTACCTCATTTGTGTG GCCTACTCTCTTCAGCACAGCAAAGAAGATCGCCTGGCCTATCTTGGTGGTATCCTGGGTGGCGAGATCCTCCTGCAGCTGCTCTTTGTTCTCTACGGTGTCCTTGCTCTGTCCTTTCTATCTGGTTATTACATCACCACAGCTGCTCAGATCCTGTCGGTAATTCTTCCTCTGGTCATTCTCTTCATTGATGGCAATCTTGGTTTCTGGCATGATTCTCACAGAGTTGAATTCTGGAATCAAATGAAGTTGATTGGCCAGAACGTTGGGATTTTTGGGGCCTCCATCATTTTGGCCACAGATGGCTGA